A genomic region of Candidatus Zymogenaceae bacterium contains the following coding sequences:
- a CDS encoding penicillin acylase family protein, giving the protein MKAFKTIAWVLVAVIIVACLGVCGYLKSTLPKYDGELSAPGLSDTVEIVRDSYGMPHIYAQTDYDAYFAMGYAIAQDRLFQMDIIRRAIRGRLSEILGEGALGADKLFLTITAETPIDEMYEQYPPEIAEAMEAFADGVNFYLENRNGPLPVEFTLLGYEPEPWQPADCAAAYYLMAWDLNSSFNTELLFYAIINAVGEEAAREIIVEYPDDAPFIMTGLPFAGADTSLNLLNVFADARTLTGTEGGGVSNNWVISGEKSDTGMPILANDMHLGHGAPGIWYEAHITTPDMNVSGVMPPGIPVITVGATEHVAWGFTNVMADDSDYYMEIIDPNDPNRYYYEGEWEEMELVEHTIPVKDGDPVTYTVRITRHGPIVNDVNVQDEPEGYALAMRWTATELFGVATALYHFNRAESVEDFEKGIEYFKCPAQNIVYADDEGNIGYWASVGIPIRGGAEYGTPLFYPVPEGGEPPILEYSGNWNPGILPLPGWDDRYEWRGYVPTDRQPHTKNPPRGWIATANNKHTGDDYPYLISNYYAMPDRFSRISEMMEEKETLGIVDMQRMHADVLVLLAREWVPVMEAALSDAELTDTEARALELLASWDYEATVESAACSIFHATVNSMMENTFKNRLGDELYLHYIDNYYIAFNALRDMIDRGESIWFDDPATDEIEDMNDMIRMSFLNAVALLESEMGGDPDKWEWGELHTLTLYHAFGVESKLLGMCMNIGPYPLWGSWATVNPAPYHITDPWGVYHGASERYIFDLGDINNSLRVIPAGISGNFMSPHYDDQALLWRTVSYRPFVLDKDRVMDDAAYILIISPEAEAE; this is encoded by the coding sequence ATGAAAGCTTTTAAAACAATCGCCTGGGTCCTGGTCGCGGTGATCATTGTCGCCTGTCTCGGCGTATGTGGATATCTGAAATCAACCCTTCCCAAATACGACGGCGAGCTTTCCGCCCCGGGCCTCTCGGACACGGTGGAAATCGTCAGGGATTCCTACGGCATGCCCCATATTTACGCCCAAACCGATTACGACGCGTATTTCGCTATGGGATACGCCATCGCCCAGGATCGGCTCTTTCAGATGGATATCATCCGGCGGGCCATCCGCGGTCGGCTGTCGGAAATTCTGGGGGAGGGGGCCCTGGGGGCGGATAAGCTCTTTCTGACCATCACCGCCGAAACCCCCATCGACGAAATGTACGAGCAGTATCCCCCGGAAATCGCCGAAGCGATGGAAGCCTTCGCCGACGGGGTCAACTTCTACCTGGAAAACCGAAACGGCCCCCTGCCGGTGGAATTCACCCTCCTCGGATACGAACCGGAGCCCTGGCAGCCGGCGGACTGCGCCGCAGCGTATTATCTGATGGCGTGGGATTTGAACAGCTCATTCAATACAGAGCTTCTGTTTTACGCCATCATCAACGCGGTGGGAGAGGAGGCCGCCCGAGAGATCATCGTCGAGTATCCCGACGACGCCCCCTTCATCATGACGGGCCTTCCCTTCGCCGGGGCCGACACCTCCCTGAACCTCCTGAATGTATTCGCCGACGCCCGCACGTTGACCGGCACCGAGGGGGGCGGCGTCAGCAACAACTGGGTCATCTCCGGCGAAAAGTCGGATACCGGCATGCCGATACTGGCAAACGACATGCACCTGGGCCATGGGGCGCCGGGGATATGGTACGAGGCGCACATAACGACGCCGGACATGAACGTCTCCGGCGTGATGCCGCCGGGGATACCGGTTATTACCGTGGGCGCCACGGAGCATGTGGCCTGGGGATTCACCAACGTCATGGCCGACGACTCGGATTATTACATGGAGATCATCGACCCGAACGATCCGAACCGGTATTACTACGAGGGTGAGTGGGAGGAAATGGAACTCGTCGAGCACACCATACCGGTGAAAGACGGCGACCCGGTGACCTACACCGTTAGAATCACCCGGCACGGTCCCATTGTCAACGACGTGAACGTACAGGACGAGCCGGAGGGCTACGCCCTGGCCATGCGCTGGACGGCGACTGAGCTTTTCGGCGTGGCGACGGCGCTCTATCACTTCAATCGGGCCGAGAGCGTCGAAGACTTCGAGAAGGGCATCGAATACTTCAAGTGTCCCGCCCAGAATATCGTCTATGCCGACGATGAGGGAAACATCGGCTACTGGGCGTCGGTGGGCATTCCGATCCGCGGCGGCGCCGAATACGGCACCCCGCTTTTCTACCCCGTTCCCGAGGGAGGCGAGCCGCCGATCCTCGAGTACAGCGGAAACTGGAATCCGGGCATCCTGCCTCTCCCCGGATGGGACGACCGCTACGAGTGGCGGGGGTACGTTCCCACCGATAGACAGCCTCACACGAAAAATCCCCCGAGAGGGTGGATCGCCACCGCGAACAACAAACATACAGGCGACGACTACCCCTATCTGATATCCAACTATTACGCCATGCCGGACCGGTTTTCACGTATTTCAGAGATGATGGAAGAAAAAGAGACGCTGGGGATCGTGGATATGCAGAGGATGCACGCCGACGTCCTGGTGCTTTTGGCCCGGGAGTGGGTGCCGGTGATGGAGGCGGCTCTTTCGGATGCGGAGCTTACCGACACCGAGGCACGGGCCTTGGAGCTTTTGGCCTCCTGGGATTATGAAGCCACGGTGGAAAGCGCTGCATGCAGTATCTTCCACGCAACCGTCAACTCCATGATGGAAAACACCTTCAAAAACCGGCTGGGGGACGAGCTCTATCTTCACTATATAGATAACTATTACATCGCCTTCAACGCCCTCAGGGACATGATCGATCGGGGGGAGTCGATCTGGTTCGACGACCCCGCCACCGATGAAATCGAAGACATGAACGATATGATCAGGATGAGCTTTTTGAACGCCGTAGCCCTCCTGGAATCCGAGATGGGAGGCGATCCGGACAAATGGGAGTGGGGAGAGCTGCATACCCTGACACTGTATCACGCCTTCGGGGTCGAGTCGAAACTGCTGGGCATGTGTATGAACATCGGACCCTATCCCCTGTGGGGGAGCTGGGCGACGGTCAACCCCGCCCCGTATCACATCACCGATCCCTGGGGGGTCTATCACGGCGCGTCGGAGCGCTATATCTTCGACCTGGGAGATATCAACAACTCACTCAGGGTGATCCCGGCGGGGATATCCGGCAATTTCATGAGTCCCCACTACGACGATCAGGCCCTTTTGTGGCGCACGGTCTCGTATCGGCCCTTTGTCCTGGATAAAGATCGAGTGATGGATGACGCGGCGTACATCCTGATCATCTCCCCGGAAGCCGAAGCCGAATAG
- a CDS encoding DUF1926 domain-containing protein, with product MSVDLMLCIHNHQPVGNFGWVFEEAFDRSYGPFLEVLEDYPDITITLHNTGPLLDWMEENRPEYLDAVRRLVERGQVEVMGGAYFEPIISIIPEENARSQIRMMSDYIEKRFGTRPLGMWMAERVWEPGLPRITAPEGVLYTLLDDNHFRASGLGDDDLFGYYITEYAGCALRIFPIDKTLRYTIPFREPEETIERLRHIAKTRPGAGVTYGDDGEKFGVWPGTYEWTFEEGWLRRFFDALMENSDWIRLRTLSDYVLSTPPTGRVYLPADSYVEMMEWALPARTVLSLLDVKERLKRTDFGDEAAPFVRGGGFSNFLAKYPESNAMHKRMLYVGRMVSEMKGKKKEEAQRHLLAAQCNCAYWHGLFGGLYLNYLRDAVYRCLSRAQVLAEGKAGPSLSVSDFDLDGNDEVMIETPDISVVIAPAVGGSMSFLNLKVYHFNLSNTKSRVFEAYHEEARRAVEKHRTSDGAAPESIHDAMTVDEELFDLFCYDDVPRYSFLDRLFERVPSLDGLVENRAVDIGGFSRSMYVLTDHRIEDGRITVSVRGGGVISSGRGEHPVTITKTYAVHTKKPEIAVSYSLESVKDAGTLFFAPEMNLTLLGGDDPQRYLLFPGGARTRLSQRTEAKDVSGFSLVNEFDGFAADVQTSSPVTILAYGVETASRNEEGLERTYQGSALLPIFTVDFSLANVVHCTVEMKVRDLSILTGKEA from the coding sequence ATGAGCGTAGACCTGATGCTGTGTATACACAACCACCAGCCGGTGGGCAATTTCGGCTGGGTGTTCGAGGAGGCCTTCGATCGGTCCTATGGCCCCTTCCTGGAGGTCCTCGAGGACTACCCCGACATCACGATCACCCTGCACAACACGGGCCCTCTGCTTGACTGGATGGAGGAGAACCGACCGGAATATCTCGACGCCGTCAGGCGGCTGGTCGAGAGAGGACAGGTGGAGGTGATGGGGGGCGCGTACTTCGAGCCGATCATCTCCATCATTCCGGAAGAGAATGCCCGATCCCAGATTCGCATGATGAGCGATTATATTGAAAAGCGCTTCGGCACGCGGCCTCTCGGGATGTGGATGGCGGAACGGGTGTGGGAGCCGGGCCTGCCCCGGATCACCGCCCCCGAGGGGGTGCTCTACACCCTGCTCGACGACAATCACTTCCGCGCCTCGGGCCTGGGTGACGATGATCTCTTCGGCTATTACATCACCGAGTACGCGGGGTGTGCTCTCAGGATTTTTCCCATAGACAAGACGCTGCGCTATACCATCCCCTTTCGCGAGCCGGAGGAGACCATCGAGCGGCTCCGGCACATCGCCAAAACCCGGCCCGGCGCCGGGGTGACGTACGGTGATGACGGAGAAAAGTTCGGCGTCTGGCCCGGGACCTACGAATGGACCTTCGAGGAGGGGTGGCTTCGGCGCTTCTTCGACGCCCTGATGGAAAACAGCGACTGGATCCGGCTCAGGACGCTGTCGGATTACGTTCTGTCCACACCGCCCACGGGACGGGTCTATCTTCCCGCCGACAGCTATGTGGAGATGATGGAGTGGGCGCTGCCCGCCCGCACCGTCCTCAGTCTCCTGGACGTGAAGGAGCGGCTCAAGCGGACCGACTTCGGTGATGAGGCGGCCCCCTTCGTGCGGGGCGGCGGCTTCAGCAATTTCCTGGCCAAGTATCCGGAATCAAACGCCATGCACAAGCGGATGCTGTATGTCGGCCGTATGGTTTCAGAGATGAAGGGGAAAAAGAAGGAAGAGGCCCAGCGGCACCTCTTGGCCGCCCAGTGCAACTGCGCCTACTGGCACGGCCTGTTCGGGGGGCTCTACCTGAATTATCTGAGAGACGCGGTCTATCGCTGCCTCTCCCGGGCCCAGGTCCTGGCCGAGGGGAAGGCCGGGCCGTCCCTGTCCGTCTCCGATTTCGATCTGGACGGGAACGATGAGGTGATGATAGAGACCCCCGACATCTCTGTGGTGATCGCACCGGCGGTCGGGGGATCGATGTCGTTTCTGAATCTGAAGGTGTATCACTTCAATCTATCCAACACCAAGTCCCGCGTATTCGAGGCCTACCACGAGGAGGCGAGACGGGCCGTGGAGAAACACCGGACATCCGACGGGGCCGCCCCGGAGTCGATCCACGACGCCATGACCGTCGATGAGGAATTGTTCGACCTCTTCTGTTACGACGACGTTCCCCGATACTCGTTCCTCGACCGTCTATTCGAGAGGGTGCCGTCCCTGGACGGGCTCGTGGAGAACCGCGCCGTCGATATCGGGGGATTTTCCCGGTCGATGTACGTTCTCACCGATCACCGGATAGAGGACGGCCGCATCACCGTTTCGGTGCGGGGCGGGGGGGTCATCTCCTCCGGCCGGGGGGAGCATCCCGTGACGATCACCAAGACATATGCCGTCCACACGAAGAAGCCCGAGATCGCGGTCTCCTATTCCCTGGAATCGGTGAAGGATGCAGGGACGCTGTTTTTTGCCCCGGAGATGAACCTCACGCTTTTGGGGGGCGACGATCCGCAGAGGTACCTGCTGTTTCCCGGTGGTGCAAGGACGCGGCTTTCCCAACGGACTGAGGCTAAGGATGTGAGTGGATTCTCCCTGGTCAATGAATTCGACGGATTTGCGGCCGATGTACAGACCTCGTCACCCGTAACGATCCTGGCTTACGGGGTGGAGACGGCGTCGCGCAACGAGGAGGGGCTGGAGAGGACCTATCAGGGCAGCGCCCTCCTGCCGATTTTCACCGTTGATTTTTCACTCGCAAACGTCGTACACTGTACGGTAGAAATGAAGGTTCGAGACCTCTCGATTTTGACTGGAAAGGAGGCGTAA
- a CDS encoding DUF1957 domain-containing protein, producing the protein MTHTGEFSFVLHSHLPYVLSHGSWPHGTDWLFEAAAETYIPLLDVCYRLADEGIHGGITLGITPILAEQLVTSIFADGFIDYLTQKIEASENDMTDFSRRGERTMEDLARMWRDYFQGILRSFTERYNRDIIGAFRKLQDENVIEIITCAATHGYLPLLGYDEAVRAQVRQGVATYRRHFGVDPRGIWLPECAYRPAYHWEFPVEGAGAAYDRSGVEEVLFENGINYFIIDSHLLEGGKAVGAYLEHSGELKAMWDRFLAEVPGTTVDTPRRPYDSYLVSSGGSMKTASVFTRDPKTALVVWSGEHGYPGDGNYLDFHKKHFPGGNRYWRVTGPKVDMGDKEVYRPEFVQGRINENASHFVGLVSKTLSEYRDQTGRYGIVTAPYDSELFGHWWFEGPMFLYRVLKEIHDSPNVSLTTLSTYSEKYPPRTVVSLPEGSWGEGGFHWIWFNDWTKWTWKHIYEAEERMVTLAGDHGGTDDPGLSRVLRQMGRELLLMESSDWQFLISTWAARDYAEMRFSRHSEDFNRLYGIARTIIEGGTPHTGDWEFVGDMEKRDIAFGDLDVSLWRA; encoded by the coding sequence ATGACGCATACAGGGGAATTTTCGTTCGTACTGCATTCGCATCTCCCCTACGTGTTGTCCCACGGCAGTTGGCCCCACGGCACCGACTGGCTCTTCGAGGCGGCGGCGGAGACCTATATCCCGCTTTTGGACGTCTGCTATCGGCTCGCTGACGAGGGCATACACGGGGGCATCACTCTGGGGATCACCCCGATCCTCGCCGAACAACTCGTCACCTCCATCTTCGCCGATGGATTCATCGACTACCTGACTCAGAAGATCGAGGCGTCGGAAAACGACATGACCGATTTCTCCCGCCGGGGTGAGCGTACGATGGAGGACCTCGCCCGGATGTGGCGGGACTATTTCCAGGGGATACTCAGAAGCTTTACGGAGAGATACAACCGGGACATCATCGGCGCCTTTCGAAAGCTCCAGGACGAGAATGTCATCGAGATCATCACCTGCGCCGCCACCCACGGCTACCTGCCGTTGTTGGGATACGACGAGGCGGTGCGGGCCCAGGTTCGGCAGGGTGTCGCCACCTACCGGCGCCACTTCGGCGTCGATCCAAGGGGGATCTGGCTGCCCGAATGCGCCTATCGTCCCGCGTACCACTGGGAGTTCCCCGTCGAGGGGGCGGGCGCGGCGTACGATCGGTCGGGCGTTGAGGAGGTGCTCTTCGAAAACGGGATCAATTACTTCATCATCGACTCGCACCTGTTGGAGGGGGGCAAAGCCGTCGGCGCCTACCTGGAACATTCTGGGGAGCTGAAAGCCATGTGGGACCGCTTCCTGGCGGAGGTCCCCGGGACGACGGTCGATACACCGCGGCGGCCCTACGATTCGTACCTCGTCTCGTCCGGCGGGTCGATGAAGACGGCCTCGGTCTTCACCCGGGACCCGAAGACCGCCCTGGTGGTCTGGAGCGGGGAGCACGGCTATCCCGGCGACGGGAATTACCTCGACTTTCACAAGAAGCATTTTCCCGGAGGCAATCGCTACTGGCGGGTGACCGGCCCCAAGGTGGACATGGGGGACAAGGAGGTCTATCGGCCCGAGTTCGTCCAGGGCCGCATCAACGAGAACGCCTCCCATTTCGTCGGGCTGGTGTCCAAGACGTTGTCCGAGTACCGCGATCAGACCGGCAGATATGGGATCGTGACGGCGCCGTACGACTCGGAGCTGTTCGGCCACTGGTGGTTCGAGGGGCCGATGTTCCTCTATCGGGTGCTGAAAGAAATACACGACAGCCCGAACGTATCGTTAACGACCCTCTCGACCTATTCCGAAAAATATCCCCCCCGGACCGTGGTATCGCTCCCCGAGGGATCCTGGGGCGAAGGCGGTTTTCACTGGATATGGTTCAACGACTGGACGAAATGGACCTGGAAGCACATCTATGAGGCTGAGGAGCGGATGGTGACACTCGCCGGGGATCATGGGGGCACCGACGATCCGGGGCTTTCCCGGGTGCTGCGCCAGATGGGGCGGGAGCTCCTCTTGATGGAGAGCTCCGACTGGCAGTTTCTCATCTCCACCTGGGCGGCCCGGGATTACGCGGAGATGCGTTTTTCACGGCACAGCGAAGACTTCAACCGTCTGTACGGCATCGCGCGAACCATCATAGAGGGAGGGACGCCCCATACCGGGGATTGGGAGTTTGTGGGCGATATGGAAAAGCGGGATATTGCCTTTGGGGACCTTGACGTATCACTCTGGCGCGCATGA